One region of Sus scrofa isolate TJ Tabasco breed Duroc chromosome 3, Sscrofa11.1, whole genome shotgun sequence genomic DNA includes:
- the LOC102164353 gene encoding LOW QUALITY PROTEIN: vomeronasal type-2 receptor 116-like (The sequence of the model RefSeq protein was modified relative to this genomic sequence to represent the inferred CDS: inserted 1 base in 1 codon), giving the protein MPLLLLLGQDTGINKTFLRFLETPHCVCSRSCGPGWRQAPQWGKAACCFDCMCSPEKEVSNATDMKQCVRCAEDQYPNSDQDHCLSKVVTFLACGDPLGMVLACTALGLPVLTAGALGVFVKHRDTPIVKANNRALSYILLISLILCCLCSFLFLGRPNTATCLLQQMSFGLIFTVAVSTTLAKTITVVLAFKVTTPGRTMWHWLLSGAPSALIAICFLIQGTFCAVWLGTSPPFMDIDAHSEPVPLIVMCNKGSAMMLYLSLGYWVSLALLSFSLPFPARSLPNTFKEARWLTCSMLMIXSVWIAFLPLYNSSKGKVTVVVEVFCILASSAGLLGYIFVPSCCHILKSERNTLPKLRGPTLAVTDLFSVCKSQECSCSAAALESSLVTLVA; this is encoded by the exons ATGCCTCTTCTCTTGCTTCTTGGCCAGGACACAG GTATTAACAAGACTTTCCTCAGATTTCTTGAGACTCCTCACTGTGTGTGCAGCAGGAGCTGTGGCCCTGGATGGAGGCAAGCTCCCCAGTGGGGAAAGGCTGCCTGCTGCTTTGACTGCATGTGCTCCCCAGAGAAGGAGGTGTCCAATGCCACGG ATATGAAGCAATGTGTGAGGTGTGCAGAGGATCAGTACCCTAATAGTGACCAAGACCATTGCCTCTCAAAGGTGGTGACCTTCCTGGCCTGTGGAGATCCTCTGGGGATGGTCCTGGCCTGCACAGCCCTTGGTCTGCCTGTGCTCACAGCTGGGGCTCTTGGGGTCTTTGTGAAGCACAGGGACACCCCCATAGTCAAAGCTAATAACCGGGCTCTCAGCTACATCCTGCTCATCTCCCTCATCCTGTGctgcctctgctccttcctcttccttggcCGTCCCAACactgccacctgcctcctccagcaAATGAGTTTTGGGCTCATCTTCACTGTGGCCGTTTCCACCACTTTGGCTAAAACCATCACTGTGGTCCTGGCTTTCAAGGTCACAACCCCAGGGAGAACAATGTGGCATTGGTTGCTCTCAGGGGCCCCCAGTGCCCTCATTGCCATCTGCTTCTTGATTCAAGGGACTTTCTGTGCAGTCTGGTTGGGGACCTCTCCCCCTTTCATGGACATAGATGCACATTCGGAGCCTGTCCCCCTGATTGTCATGTGCAACAAGGGCTCTGCCATGATGTTGTATCTTTCCTTAGGATACTGGGTTTCCTTGGCTCTCCTGAGCTTCTCCTTGCCTTTCCCGGCCAGGAGCCTGCCCAACACTTTCAAAGAAGCCAGGTGGCTGACATGCAGCATGCTGATGA TTAGTGTCTGGATCGCATTCCTCCCTTTGTACAATAGCTCCAAAGGGAAGGTCACGGTGGTGGTGGAGGTCTTTTGCATCTTGGCTTCCAGTGCTGGGTTACTGGGTTACATCTTTGTTCCAAGTTGCTGCCATATTCTCAAGTCAGAGAGGAATACCCTGCCCAAATTAAGGG